Proteins from one Kazachstania africana CBS 2517 chromosome 1, complete genome genomic window:
- the TOK1 gene encoding Tok1p (similar to Saccharomyces cerevisiae TOK1 (YJL093C); ancestral locus Anc_1.273): MSEANGYNEEVPNRQAALKVALRFKNERISIINADPSSKPFLFWFIISCYFPVITACLGPIANTISIACVVDSWRIEEVVESDGTVSVHNIKDPRSLFVVNVMSLVFGFVSNIVLILHYFKKLSYLKSQIINIVGWTIAGGILLIDVVICSAHFMKAGEHRSIGFWYACITSGLYLGCTLTLTLHFIGYKLKKYPPTFNLLPNERNIMIFTVVMSIWLIWGPGLFSGLLSISWGNALYFCTVAVLTVGFGDILANNVASKIMILIFAMSGVLILGLIVFMTRTIISKSAGPILYFHKTELARLAALRKNKNGEVDLTGKEGFMEMQTIRKITRRKEIIYSVSMTLFVFTLFWLLGALVFHFAEGWSYFNAVYFCFLCLLTIGFGTDFSPKTGAGRAFFVIWGIAAVPLMSAILSTAGDLLYAFSSSLHIERSNRAYMNLKYIFLNGKEKVQSLLITQMGIFTGAEDEAEEEQEEEEEEEEEEEMEGGAKGQNYSFRNEYNTFAQLNSNNSDVSKGESSKELDSLDDFIEDPFALQLIRTNDTFSKRSINQMSKLKKIKFMLETIRRLHRISMKDEDFTLNFEQWSALISLAKPVEGIGPENSDFWVSENSPLRYPINEAQYAYLRLFKHVEEMVEELMTEAEDDSKNLNIRRTSLAGSLNKRISPTEESHNRDRL; encoded by the coding sequence ATGTCCGAGGCTAATGGTTATAATGAAGAAGTGCCCAATAGGCAAGCAGCTTTAAAAGTGGCGCTTAGATTTAAAAATGAGAGAATAAGTATAATAAATGCAGACCCATCGTCAAAACCTTTCCTGTTTTGGTTTATAATATCGTGCTATTTTCCGGTGATTACCGCTTGTTTGGGCCCTATTGCTAATACCATTTCTATTGCGTGCGTTGTGGACAGTTGGAGAATTGAGGAAGTTGTGGAAAGTGACGGTACTGTCTCAGTCCATAATATTAAAGACCCCAGGTCACTATTCGTAGTAAACGTAATGTCTCTAGTGTTTGGATTCGTTTCGAATATAGTTTTAATATTGcactatttcaaaaagttaAGTTATCTCAAATCACAAATCATTAATATTGTTGGATGGACAATAGCAGGAGGTATTCTATTGATAGACGTTGTTATTTGCTCAGCACACTTCATGAAGGCCGGAGAACATAGATCCATTGGATTTTGGTACGCATGTATAACTTCTGGTTTATATCTAGGCTGTACATTGACTCTGACACTGCATTTTATAGGGTACAAGCTAAAAAAATACCCACCTACTTTTAATTTGTTACctaatgaaagaaatattatGATATTCACTGTAGTCATGTCAATATGGTTGATTTGGGGCCCTGGTCTCTTTTCAGGACTACTTAGTATATCCTGGGGTAATGCGTTGTATTTCTGTACAGTGGCTGTTCTCACTGTTGGTTTTGGGGATATCTTGGCAAATAATGTAGCTTCAAAGATTATGATCTTAATTTTTGCCATGAGTGGTGTTCTAATCTTGGGTCTGATTGTTTTTATGACAAgaacaattatttcaaaatctgcAGGTCCCATTCTCTATTTTCATAAGACTGAACTGGCGAGATTAGCAGCTTTACGtaagaataaaaatggtGAAGTAGACTTAACTGGAAAGGAAGGTTTCATGGAAATGCAAACCATAAGGAAAATCACAAGAAGGAAAGAAATTATATACTCAGTGAGTATGACTTTATTTGTTTTCACATTATTTTGGTTGTTAGGAGCCTTGGTTTTCCATTTTGCTGAAGGCTGGTCTTATTTCAATGCTGTTTATTTCTGTTTTCTGTGTCTCTTAACGATTGGATTTGGAACCGATTTCTCTCCCAAGACAGGTGCAGGGAGAGCTTTCTTCGTGATATGGGGTATTGCTGCGGTTCCCCTTATGAGTGCAATCTTATCTACAGCTGGCGACCTATTGTACgcattttcttcttcattacaCATAGAGAGGTCAAATAGAGCTTATATGAACTTAAAGtatatttttctaaatGGTAAAGAAAAAGTTCAATCATTACTCATCACCCAAATGGGTATATTTACAGGTGCTGAAGACGAAGCTGAGGAAGAGcaggaagaagaggaagaggaggaggaagaagaagaaatggagGGAGGAGCGAAGGGTCAAAATTATAGCTTCagaaatgaatataataCATTTGCTCAATTAAACTCAAATAATTCAGATGTGTCGAAAGGAGAATCATCGAAAGAATTGGATTCACTGGACGATTTTATCGAAGATCCTTTTGCTCTGCAACTTATTAGAACAAACGatacattttcaaaaagatcTATCAATCAAATGTCtaagttgaaaaagataaagtTCATGCTGGAGACAATTAGGAGATTACATCGAATTTCGATGAAGGATGAAGATTTTACGTTAAATTTCGAACAGTGGTCTGCCTTAATTTCTCTTGCTAAACCAGTTGAAGGCATTGGGCCCGAAAATAGCGATTTCTGGGTCTCAGAAAATTCACCCTTACGGTACCCAATTAACGAAGCCCAGTACGCATATTTGAGGTTATTCAAGCATGTAGAAGAGATGGTCGAAGAATTAATGACCGAAGCGGAAGATGATTCCAAGAATTTAAATATACGACGAACCAGCCTTGCAGGAAGTCTGAATAAACGAATATCCCCCACGGAAGAATCGCATAACCGGGACAGATTATGA
- the SRS2 gene encoding DNA helicase SRS2 (similar to Saccharomyces cerevisiae SRS2 (YJL092W); ancestral locus Anc_1.274), producing MAMPNTVLGQLLATLNKQQRIAVEFDPNNALQVIAGPGTGKTKVLTSRVVYLLLHHKIEPKDIVVTTFTNKAAKEMMDRLAKMLSGTAIRVDEITIGTFHSICLRVLLKYGFKVGLNRGWRIVEEKEVEAIIHDLIKTMPDQIRDYANSYKRSVNLCRPTRNKDEWAVHPQMVKKEISRLKSNALLPEEYENDSNHDPALAHFYTKYQSELGKLNALDFDDLLMYTFRLLTKERCLPDIKHVLVDEFQDTNSIQMDLMFLFAKGDHHVSRGITVVGDPDQSIYAFRNALAQNFQQMQQKTPLHCSQVVLVENYRSSQKILDTSETLIQQQIKGRTHRAPLRAQFDVEFPPVYVNFPVGFLQSASIAREILYLKALPNLFSYNDFSILVRQRRQIKNIETALIEHRIPYKIVKGRAFWELKEISAMMHLIKCAYSDNEKFSILSSLLYPAKGLGQTSADKIKKIFEDNPSQTPFSLLQDIEKGAINLTMTTKVRSVIKDFIQMINFSRSFDKAPLKSSLENIFDTLYERSGMKNEYLYFDGGKKSDTNDSNREANYENPRHKNILLLKKYFLGIDEIEDFIHSQSDQKTFIEDIQQVDTNVIRSYIRTFFNSLSLYATESTSSDNEIDRTSKRKNSRNGEACVTISTIHGAKGLEWPVVFIPGCIEGIIPSIFSRDESSSETESDTEEEGTNTSDKNVPKSNKKSSSLEEPVDEERRMFFVAQTRAKLLLYLSSIKEGENPTQGGPSRFLTPEVRKTLINEQNALKNEKNIELLYKSMNKKVPSDLIKRFSLKKLVQDYAQFIENRRESMIWNGRVIRNSFTLDITRNTVAMDDPISDFTTAAAHLQTEVNKKPVLERQFQTMSRKGSTLSSTSKLWPKKAYAPQANQRLSPSPPKVHAPTTTYPLQESPTKKKSYAPSYPHKPYSTTGTEFKIKQNKTDNDNILEKPFPISASNDRASNPKMLATSKGSTNEAIKKELFSQNQVISSPKRISRTKSVTRKLIVSPIMIEDKKRYEEVKKNGSVHHTVAGDRTAAEILHDPDDLIIDNRPILTSAKTLMKAIKKADSKSNQSSQKSFSEHQLKTEEASSSQFDILSQLSRAKKKAKLNDGEIIVIDD from the coding sequence ATGGCGATGCCAAATACGGTCCTTGGACAGCTTCTCGCAACATTGAATAAACAGCAAAGAATTGCCGTCGAGTTTGATCCGAATAATGCATTACAAGTTATTGCAGGTCCTGGTACCGGGAAAACCAAAGTTTTGACATCAAGAGTAGTGTATCTACTGCTGCATCATAAAATTGAACCTAAAGATATTGTCGTCACGACTTTTACCAATAAAGCTGCGAAGGAAATGATGGATAGGCTCGCCAAGATGCTAAGCGGCACGGCTATTAGAGTAGATGAGATTACGATAGGGACATTCCATAGCATATGTCTAAGAGTCCTATTGAAATATGGATTTAAAGTTGGGTTAAATCGTGGATGGAGAATAGTCGAGGAGAAGGAAGTCGAAGCAATTATTCATGATTTGATCAAGACTATGCCAGATCAAATTAGAGATTATGCAAACTCTTATAAGAGGTCGGTAAATCTATGTAGACCTACTAGAAATAAAGACGAATGGGCCGTCCATCCACAAATGGtgaaaaaggaaatatCCAGATTAAAGTCAAATGCACTCTTACCAGAggaatatgaaaatgattctAATCATGATCCGGCTTTGGCCCATTTTTACACGAAATACCAATCAGAGTTGGGGAAATTGAATGCTCtagattttgatgatttacTCATGTACACATTTAGATTGCtaacaaaagaaagatgTCTTCCAGACATCAAACATGTCCTTGTTGatgaatttcaagataCTAACAGCATACAAATGGATTTGATGTTTTTGTTTGCCAAAGGTGATCATCACGTTTCAAGAGGTATCACTGTGGTGGGCGATCCAGATCAAAGTATTTATGCGTTTAGAAACGCTCTAGCGCAGAATTTCCAACAGATGCAACAAAAAACTCCACTACATTGCTCCCAAGTTGTGTTGGTCGAGAATTATCGCTCttctcaaaaaattttagataCAAGTGAAACTCTTATTCAACAACAAATAAAAGGACGTACGCACAGAGCACCTCTTCGTGCTCAATTCGATGTGGAATTCCCACCAGTATATGTTAATTTTCCAGTAGGATTTCTACAAAGCGCTTCTATTGcaagagaaattttatacCTCAAAGCCTTACCAAATCTCTTCTCTTATAACGATTTTTCCATCCTCGTTAGACAAAGAAGGCAAATTAAAAACATCGAAACTGCCTTGATTGAACACAGGATACCTTATAAGATTGTAAAGGGAAGAGCATTTTGGGAATTAAAGGAAATATCAGCAATGATGCATCTCATAAAATGTGCATAttcagataatgaaaagttttcaatactTTCTTCGTTGCTCTACCCTGCAAAAGGCCTGGGACAAACATCTGCTGataagataaaaaaaatattcgaAGATAATCCCTCACAGACACCATTTAGTCTTTTACAAGATATTGAGAAAGGTGCTATCAATTTAACCATGACTACAAAAGTAAGATCAGTAATTAAGGATTTCATACAGATGATAAATTTCTCTAGATCGTTCGATAAGGCACCGTTGAAGTCGTCTCTTGAAAACATATTTGATACACTATATGAACGATCTGGTATGAAGAATGAGTACCTATATTTTGATGGTGGAAAGAAATCTGATACGAATGACTCTAATAGAGAAGCGAACTATGAAAATCCAAGGCATAAAAACATCTTATTGTTAAAGAAATACTTTTTGGGAATTGATGAGATTGAAGACTTCATACACTCCCAATCAGACCAAAAAACATTCATCGAGGATATACAGCAAGTGGATACGAACGTAATACGGAGTTATATACGtacttttttcaattcattgtCCCTGTATGCAACAGAGTCTACTTCTTCAGACAATGAGATTGACCGTACTTCGAAACGAAAAAATAGTAGAAACGGTGAAGCATGTGTGACAATATCTACAATTCACGGTGCAAAAGGGTTGGAATGGCCAGTGGTGTTCATTCCAGGATGTATAGAAGGTATAATACCAAGTATATTCTCCAGAGACGAATCTAGCTCAGAAACGGAATCCGatactgaagaagaaggcaCCAATACAAGTGACAAAAACGTGCCAAAAAGCAACAAGAAATCCAGTAGTCTGGAGGAACCTGTAGATGAAGAACGTAGAATGTTTTTTGTAGCTCAGACACGtgcaaaattattattgtatCTTTCATCGATAAAGGAGGGAGAAAACCCCACACAAGGTGGCCCAAGCCGCTTTCTAACTCCAGAGGTACGCAAGACATTAataaatgaacaaaatgCCTTGAAAAACgaaaagaatattgaattaCTTTACAAATCGATGAACAAAAAAGTGCCTTCAGACTTAATAAAACggttttctttgaaaaaattagttCAAGACTATGctcaatttattgaaaatagaagaGAATCAATGATATGGAACGGAAGGGTCATAAGAAATTCGTTTACGCTGGATATTACTAGAAATACCGTCGCAATGGACGATCCTATATCGGACTTTACGACGGCTGCTGCACACTTACAAACTGAAGTAAATAAAAAACCGGTACTGGAAAGACAATTCCAGACAATGTCAAGAAAAGGTAGTACACTTTCATCAACATCAAAGCTATGGCCAAAAAAGGCATATGCTCCGCAGGCGAACCAGAGGTTAAGTCCCAGCCCGCCGAAAGTACATGCTCCAACTACTACCTATCCGTTACAAGAGTCTCCCACTAAGAAGAAATCATACGCACCCTCATACCCACATAAGCCATATTCAACTACTGGCACTGAGtttaaaattaaacaaaacaaaactgacaatgataatattctAGAAAAACCTTTCCCTATAAGTGCAAGTAATGATAGAGCATCCAACCCTAAAATGTTGGCTACCTCTAAGGGTTCTACCAATGAAGCAATAAAAAAGGAGCTTTTCAGTCAAAATCAAGTTATCTCTTCACCAAAGCGCATAAGTAGAACTAAAAGCGTAACCAGGAAACTGATTGTGAGCCCAATCATGATAGAGGATAAAAAGAGATATGAAGAGGTCAAGAAGAATGGTAGTGTACATCATACCGTAGCTGGGGATAGGACTGCAGCTGAAATATTGCATGATCCTGACGATTTAATAATTGATAATAGACCAATTCTTACGAGTGCCAAAACTTTGATGAAAGCCATCAAGAAGGCGGATTCAAAATCTAATCAGTCCAGCCAAAAATCTTTCAGCGAACACCAGCTTAAAACTGAAGAAGCATCCTCAAGTCAATTTGACATTTTGTCACAGTTATCCAGGGCCAAAAAGAAAGCTAAGCTGAATGATGGTGAgattattgttattgacGACTAA
- the GWT1 gene encoding glucosaminyl-phosphotidylinositol O-acyltransferase (similar to Saccharomyces cerevisiae GWT1 (YJL091C); ancestral locus Anc_1.275), whose product MSSLKGRKEEFVTGLVGGSIGEINLVTSVAVTSYFCWNLIHSADKSNDGFHPILDFALNWLTPLLSMTLYANDIPKLTTLMLLPTLSYWLYYIFDKYKTVKKSKSRSNSNNNSQQFKLVRKPYITAYRSGMLILTCLGILAVDFQIFPRRFAKVETWGTSLMDLGVGSFVFSNGLVSSRTLLRQKSNKTSFWKRIGSALRSSTTLLCLGLLRLYFVKKLDYQEHVTEYGVHWNFFITLALLPIVLVLIDPIAEIIPRFIIALVISFIYEWYLIKDENFLKFLILAERKDWISSNREGIVSFMGYCAIFLWGQSTGFYLLGNIPTKNNLYTNSVTVLIPKKNKKVSTWDKLTTVTPLKGLLIWFLILVVFAQTIFTFHPHNISRRFANLPYTIWVVAYNVGFLTVYCAVHRLFDKACDEDPSKLPDQLEAMNCNGLFLFLLANISTGLINMSMATIDATDSVAIITLISYAAFLAFVSTFLYKKKIFIRL is encoded by the coding sequence ATGTCCTCATTAAAAGGTAGAAAAGAGGAGTTTGTTACTGGTTTAGTTGGTGGATCAATAGGTGAAATCAATTTAGTTACCTCAGTGGCTGTAACATCCTATTTTTGCTGGAATCTAATACATAGTGCCGATAAGAGTAATGACGGTTTCCATCCAATTCTGGATTTCGCCCTTAATTGGCTTACTCCTCTATTATCTATGACATTATATGCCAATGATATTCCCAAATTGACAACTCTGATGTTACTTCCCACACTATCATACTGGTTATATTATATCTTCGATAAATACAAGACAGTCAAGAAGAGCAAAAGCAGGAGTAATAGTAACAACAATTCTCAACAGTTTAAGTTGGTAAGAAAACCATATATTACAGCATATCGCTCCGGAATGCTAATTTTGACTTGCTTAGGTATTTTAGCTgttgattttcaaatattccCTCGTAGATTTGCTAAAGTTGAAACTTGGGGTACCTCTCTAATGGATTTAGGTGTTGGATCATTTGTCTTTAGTAACGGTCTCGTATCTTCACGAACTCTTTTGAGGCAAAAATCAAACAAGACTAgtttttggaaaagaatAGGAAGTGCACTAAGGTCAAGTACAACTTTGTTGTGTCTTGGTCTGCTAAGACTATACTTTGTTAAAAAGTTAGACTATCAAGAACATGTTACCGAGTATGGTGTCCACTGGAATTTCTTTATCACATTGGCGTTACTTCCTATTGTTTTAGTTCTAATTGATCCAATAGCGGAGATCATTCCAAGATTTATCATTGCATTAGTAATTTCCTTCATTTACGAGTGGTATTTGATCAAAGATGAGaactttttgaagtttttgattttagctgaaagaaaagattggATAAGCTCAAATAGGGAAGGCATTGTTTCATTTATGGGTTATTGCGCAATCTTCCTGTGGGGCCAAAGTACCGGTTTTTATCTTTTGGGTAATATTCCAACAAAAAACAATCTGTATACAAACTCTGTTACAGTCTTaattccaaagaaaaacaaaaaggTCAGTACGTGGGATAAATTAACAACGGTAACACCGTTAAAAGGTTTACTAATTTGGTTTTTAATACTTGTCGTATTCGCTCAGACTATTTTCACCTTCCATCCACATAATATATCGAGAAGATTTGCTAACCTCCCTTACACTATTTGGGTTGTTGCTTATAATGTAGGATTTTTAACCGTCTATTGTGCCGTTCATAGGTTATTTGATAAAGCATGTGATGAGGACCCATCTAAATTACCTGACCAATTGGAAGCCATGAACTGCAACGGGCTATTTTTATTCCTTCTAGCCAACATTAGCACAGGCTTGATTAATATGTCGATGGCGACAATTGATGCAACAGACTCCGTTGCCATCATCACGCTCATCTCATATGCAGCATTTTTAGCCTTTGTTTCTACCTTCTtatacaagaaaaagatcTTTATTAGACTTTGA
- the DPB11 gene encoding protein kinase activating protein DPB11 (similar to Saccharomyces cerevisiae DPB11 (YJL090C); ancestral locus Anc_1.276): MKPFHDITFCTTCIKDETLFKSIYKKIIKLGGTCSNDLTRKVNVLIIGNSNDAIHSPKYKFAAKSRNDIIFIYYRTILELYQLWKSGNDITLQSHYKFKSIKNDRIRMLNVLDLKFSFFTLKNFYIFIGRIHNFHNIDGIQDLDHIANQLNCINCNSKDFRKDIKSNYPNSDIIFINDNLDGYRTKAAIELNIPIVHYKWLLDCQKRNAILQYDPYYLVENVQDKPFDKIGSDAYDFWDQIGEMKPTSLLVNESTTSHVNLTNKFKPQADKLWNRALSSTENSSVTRENKHNSMDLQMDANDSSKDSNRIFQNCIFQIHDKFPQKHHDILFKVITENEGIISTSDSLEPQYLIVPSNIPLDEIDLPKDIHPSLVTDFFIERCLHYKKLISPIDSWSKPFFQTKNFKISSTLNISNNQVLNISITGFYGVELLHLTKVFKILKPMGINFTEYLNVQTDVLLINISSLSSIPMSHPLWQNEYSDLFKQNLQNNNLSPVFRNSMKKKIEFIKNNHFIPVATPAFLMDIFKHTSSQYLPRQKPTVSLNNVNWCIMCPKGEPTKFNVKILPTNNMVSDNYKVDTTVWKTNQTTSNLKDTAKEVVSKIKSSSSSNPQRTKRNFSVSVKSEEIRIDPVIKRAKLQENKHIQNVKRSSSWGTMMSNETFDNNNDNHDNDDNSIQATAQNDSFGSHTQITYGSSTTTTSVPSKRLTRNNVKQLDL; this comes from the coding sequence ATGAAACCATTCCATGATATAACTTTCTGTACAACATGTATCAAGGATGAAACACTCTTCAAGTCtatatacaaaaaaatcatcaaattaGGCGGTACTTGTTCAAATGATCTGACAAGAAAAGTTAACGTACTCATCATCGGTAATTCTAACGATGCCATACATTCTCcaaaatacaaatttgcagcaaaatcaagaaatgacatcattttcatctattATAGAACGATTCTAGAACTCTACCAACTCTGGAAATCAGGTAATGACATTACACTTCAATCTCattataaatttaaatcaattaaaaatgatagaaTTAGAATGTTAAACGTATTAGATTTAAAATTCTCATTTTTcacattgaaaaatttttatatcttTATTGGTAGAATCCATAATTTTCATAATATTGATGGTATTCAAGATTTAGATCATATTgcaaatcaattaaattgtATTAATTgtaattcaaaagatttcaggaaagatatcaaatcaaattatccaaatagtgatattattttcattaatgatAATCTAGATGGTTATAGAACAAAAGCTGCAATAGAATTAAATATCCCAATCGTTCATTATAAATGGTTATTAGATTGCCAAAAGAGAAACGCAATCTTGCAATATGATCCTTACTATCTTGTAGAAAATGTACAAGATAAACCATTCGATAAGATTGGCTCGGATGCTTACGATTTTTGGGATCAAATCGGCGAAATGAAGCCAACTAGTCTTTTAGTGAATGAATCAACCACATCTCATGTCAATTTaacaaataaattcaaaccaCAAGCCGACAAACTATGGAATAGAGCATTATCTTCCACTGAAAATTCATCTGTCACGAGAGAAAATAAGCATAATTCAATGGATCTTCAAATGGATGCAAACGATTCATCCAAAGATTCAAacagaatttttcaaaattgtatctttcaaattcatgATAAATTCCCTCAAAAACATCATGATATCCTCTTCAAAGTCattactgaaaatgaaggtATCATTTCCACTTCAGATTCTTTAGAACCACAATATCTAATTGTACCAAGTAACATACCATTAGATGAGATTGATCTCCCGAAGGATATTCACCCTTCTTTAGTCACAGATTTCTTCATAGAAAGATGTCTCCattacaaaaaattaattagtCCAATAGATTCATGGTCCAAACCTTTTTTTCAaacgaaaaatttcaaaatatcatccACTTTAAACATTTCGAATAATCAAGTATTAAACATCTCTATAACTGGGTTTTATGGCGTAGAACTCTTACATCTGActaaagttttcaaaattttgaaaccaatGGGTATCAATTTTACAGAGTATCTGAATGTGCAAACTGATGTCTTACTAATAAACATCTCATCTTTATCAAGTATACCCATGTCACACCCACTGTGGCAAAATGAATATAGTGACCTTTTCAAACagaatttacaaaataataacttAAGCCCTGTCTTCAGAAATTctatgaagaaaaagattgaatttatcaaaaataatcaTTTCATACCTGTGGCAACACCTGCCTTCTTAATGGACATATTCAAACACACATCGTCTCAATACCTTCCCCGCCAGAAACCTACTGTTTCATTAAACAATGTTAACTGGTGTATAATGTGTCCAAAGGGTGAACCAACCAAGTTTAAtgtcaaaattttaccCACTAACAACATGGTATCAGATAATTATAAAGTCGACACTACCGTTTGGAAAACAAATCAAACGACGTCCAATTTAAAAGACACTGCAAAAGAAGTCGTCAGTAAGATAAAGTCGTCTAGCTCGTCAAATCCACAACGAacgaaaagaaatttttcagtttctgTTAAAAGTGAAGAAATACGAATAGATCCAGTCATAAAACGGgcaaaattacaagaaaacAAGCATATACAAAACGTCAAGAGAAGCTCCAGTTGGGGTACTATGATGTCAAACGAAACTTTcgataataataacgaCAACCACGATAATGATGACAACAGCATCCAAGCTACAGCGCAAAATGATAGTTTTGGTAGCCATACTCAAATAACGTACGGAAGTTCCACAACTACTACGAGTGTACCGTCAAAAAGGTTGACCAGAAATAACGTCAAACAACTAGATTTGTAA